The DNA window GCACATCATGTTAGATCTGTTGTAGACTCCTGGGAACAGAGATGGAAATCGAGTCTCAGCCAGTTATAACAGTATTGCTTTGTAACAGTAGAGGAAGAGGATCAGTTCTCCTTCACAGAGTGGTTTGTGTCTCTTTCCTctgggaggcaggaggtgctgctctggggccccttcctgcagggatgtgTGGTCTGTATGTGttagctgctctgcctgggcaaagggattaATTGCTAATTGGTTTTAATGTGTGAGGAACCCATGTgtctgaggcagcagcagcagcctgcattGGAACAAAGATTAGTTTGCCTCCAAAGAGGAGGGTGAATAACATAGTTGGCGGTGCTGGAAGTGGTTTAAATTCCACAGGCAGGTCTTCAGGATACTGGCACAGTGTTGTAACTCTGAAATTAGATACTGTGTGCTGCAGTTGATCTGATTACAATGCAGATCAATTGGAGGCATGGTGAAGTGTCACGTTAATTGTGACTTGACTGCCAGAATGTTATGGTCATTTCTAAAACTCTTAACAtaaagttaaagaaaaataaacaagcatCTTTTAGTTTTGCTTTGATATAGGGAGCTCTCTTCTAGGAATCTAAAAGCAAAAACTGCAGGTTTTGTTTCCTATCTTATGGAAAAAGTCTTCTGTCACCTTTGCTAGTTAATTGATTCCTTTTTTTGTATTAACTGCAACTCCAAGAGAATGTATATTGGTTGAACAAAGATCTAATGCAATCTTTTGGCATAGAATTTCTATCCTTTGATCAGATATCTTTGAAAGAAGCTGGCTTTTGTTAAACTGCGTGGCCTGAATCTGGAAGTGCTCTATTGATAAACAGTGAGAAGGTACCAGGGGCTgatgaaaaaggggaaaggatcCATCAGACTGATCCATGTGAGCTGTTTGTACTGGACAAGAAGACTGCTGGATCAGGGCATGCCTTGGTGCTGCGGTTAACCACAAATCAGTGCTGTGGGTGATACTGGTCATactgtgtgctgctctggggaaatACTGGGGTACAAAGCTCTTGAATGCCAGCACTGTAAACCTGACCTCCACTGAGCCCCTTCAGAGATTGTCACTGTTTACTTGACTGCATTTTTCACTTTCGCTACCTTGAAGAGTGTTTTCAGGATTGTATCTATGagatttctgttctgtttgaAACTCCCAACTCAGGCCACAACAGTAAACCACATGATTCATAAAGTTAACTTCATTTCAGTTAAAACTGTGTGGCTTCTGTCTTTTTCCATGAAGAGAAAGGATCTCCTCACATGATTGTCAAGGACTGAAATCAATAAAGTGTTGTCCCTCAAAGCTCCAGAAGGAAAGTAGATGGTGCATTTAAATAACACCTGCAGGGAGAATTTCTGTGGTTTATGTAAGCAGTTGAGGTGGAAGAGAGTTTTCCACCCTTTTTATAGTTGTGAGTTGTGTATTGGGCATGGCTCTTGAAGAGGGCTCACATCAGCAGGGTAAAATCTTTGTCTGCTTTCACTCCACAGCACCTAATAgatgtgggttgttttttgcttggtgtttttaattttttttgttctccttaACCAGTATACCAAGGAAAATCCCTCTGGTGAAGGGGAATCCTTGGTGGCTCCAGGACAGAGCAATATTTCCTGGTAGATTAGTCTCTGATAAAAGCCTGACTAGACAAGGACCTGGGGACTTGCTGTTGTTTGTGCTCACTCTTCTGGCATCTCCAGGAGTTTGAGCTCACACAGTTCCATGTAAGCATGTGTGCATACACTGGTCTGGGAGGCGACGATAAACACAAATGTAACACCCTGCAGGGAACAGGGGTATAACTGATGGCCAGCAAGGAGCCTTTTGACCTAAGACTTGTATACTTTGGGCCAAAGGAAGTTTTGACATAATTTTTGAATGGAAGGCTTAGTATTGCTCTTTGTGGCCTGAAGTCTGTTGTACTTTATTCTTGCTCTTTGTTTACCTTTTCATCTTACTGGGAACCTTTGAATAGTTGGAGGTGTTCATCCAGCCAAGGAAGTAGGATTGTCTTTGGAGCAGCCCTCTGTTGTGTTGGTGCCAGGATCATGTCTGGGTgcttattttatattaaagGATGCTTGGAATAGGAGGAAAAAGCCATGAATGGTTCTGGAATCTGTTGTAAAGAGCTGTTGAAGGAGCTAGGGAGACTTGTGAGGAGGGTTCTGTGCCAAAGTCCTCAGTTCTTGCAGTGAGTCAAGGTGTGTGAGCACCACAGATGGTGCAAGTGCTTAGCCAGTTATCAATCAGCCACAGATCAAGACCTGCTTTGTGTTTACTGGTTTTGGTAAAATGACAGTGCAGTAGTCTCTGGTGGCTTGTTTAAATGACCAAATCTGTCTGCAGTGAAAGctggatgccccatcccaggtAAATTGTTTGAAGGTACCAGCAAGGAATGAATGCTTGCAGATTCAGGAAATCCATGTTTCTACACATGATGGAATGATGAAGAAATGGTTTCCACTTGAAGGAACTTGGGGCCCTGTGCATGCTGTGACAGTGAACATATGTATGTAGACAATATAAATTACAGATTATAAATTGCTCTTCGCTTACAGGACGTCATTATCAGCTATCACTAATCTGACATGGCATCATTTGGTTGAGACTTGTTTTGGACTGCTGGTAAATTGAAAACTTTGAACATTTTAGAGCCTTTTGCTTGGGcatatttgcatatttaatAGAAGTATGCATTTTGCTCTGTAAGTTGTAAGGTATAAGCAGAATGGTACCTTGGAAGCTTGTTTTGAAGTTGCCAGGTTGAGTGTGAGGGTCTTAATTCTATGGAGATCtcaagcttttcttttaaaaggccAATGATTTTTCCATAAAGTCAAAATACATggatatttccattttctgataAAGGCTTGCAGCCTCTAACAGGCAcggtgtcaggttgggtttgACTGGCTCATTGGTTTGTGTGTTCTCTTTGCCCATGCCTTCTCTGTGATGGTTATCATTGTAACAACTGGTCTCCAGCTGaccataaaaatgtttttctggctCACTGATGTTGGGGagaatgaaacaggaaagccttatgattgcctggcaaaagattttgagaatatggaaactataagcaagattgaaatgaaagcaagctttgcgatccctcagttactgagcAACGGGAAAGCAACAGTGTGGCCGCTGAAGGTAAAgcccttttgatgaaacaacaccctctcctgcagacaggtccaagggtcagagcagaccctgtcagcttggcagaagggatctaaagaggagtttttagggtttaaaatgtagcacaaTATGGTAATatagtgattcttataggctgtatggaaatgctataggatttgtatattgtactagattggttagtgagaatcagaatattcaacacagaagatgatttattgtacTGTACGGGGAACTTCACTCTCTTACctcttttactctcttatgCTTTGGCTCTCTTGCCTTTTGCTCTCTTACCCCTTtcactctcttaccctctcGTCCTCTCTACCCCTCttttctctcaggcctgctccgagctgcagctggcagctcccagcagggccctgcacccaggccctttgcaataaactgTAAgttcctctggctgcagagatctctcatttCTGTCCGTCCCAACTGTGCTACCCCTGATGCTCCTACAACCTGTCTGCCACAAATGCAGCCTAAAGGACACACCAGGGTTGCACAGAATATTATCCTAGACCTCAGCACTGGTGACAGGAGTAGCAAGATGCACACATTAGCTAtatattctttctctttttggcTGTGTAACTATTGTTacataagggaagaaaaagcactGTGTAATCTGTAGTCTCTGGGAAGCAATTCATTATTTGAGACTGGTGCCAAGTGTAGAACTTGTTGTGTGGAATGATGCTTGGTTGAATGAGTTACTTTCAGTGATGTTTATTTGCACAACTGTTGGAACCGATGTCTTGAATTAAAATGTATAAAGCTGGAAGATGTTTGCTCTTGAAGTGAGCAGGAAGTTGCTTAGATACTTGTATTATTGATaagacaaaattttcttttcagggcACAGGTGCAGCAAGTTTTGATGAATTTGGGAATTCAAAGTACCAAAATCGCAGAACTATGAGCAGCTCTGATCGTGCGATGATGaatgcttttaaagaaattacGAACATGGCAGACAGAATCAACCTCCCTAGAAATATAGTTGTAAGTTCATGTCTCTTTTCCTTAAATTGTTCTGGCATTGACTTAGTTAGCATAATATAATGAGCACATGAATTTTTGATATTGCTGCTAATTAAATGGCCCTAGAGTTAATTAAATTTCATCTTCTTGCGTTGAAGGATCgaacaaataatttattcaagCAAGTGTATGAGCAAAAGAGCCTGAAGGGGAGAAGTAATGATGCTATTGCTTCCGCTTGTCTCTACATAGCCTGTAGGCAAGAGGGCGTTCCAAGAACATTTAAAGGTAAGTTTTCAGTGATACAGATTCAATTTTTCTATGAAGGAAAAGTTTCGTTTCTGTCACTATAGGAGGTTGGTTTTCTTATTCCTAGACTTCGTCAAATTGGTTGTTCTCAGCTGTAGCTCACCTTTGAGGGGAGGGTGGAAGGGTCTGTGAGAATTTGTTGTATTTGTGGAATAGGCTCTAGGGCATGGGGGTTTTAGCATTTGGAAGTTATTTTGAGTGTTGGTGAAACAAAAGGCATTGCTTTAATCAGAGGATGGTGGAGCCTGTTGTAACTGATTTAACTGAATTTGAATCAGCAGTTCTGTAGTGAATAGTGCAACTTTTCTGTAACAGAGGTACAATTCTCTAGCATTCAGTACCAAATTTCCCTTACTAAGTGAGCTGTATTAATAGTGCCTTGTGATAAATGTGAACTGACTGAAGTTTCACAAATGGTCAGAGCTTATTTCGTGATGGTGGCCTTCAGGACATTGTACTTCTTTGTGGGTCTTAATATATTGAGAATCAAGTTTGATTATTTTGGGGGCAACAAATGCTGTGAAGCCTGAGATTTAATTTATACtcttttttccagaaatatgTGCAGTGTCCAGgatttcaaagaaagaaataggCCGGTGTTTTAAACTTATTTTGAAAGCTCTGGAAACCAGCGTTGATTTGATTACAACTGGAGACTTCATGTCACGATTCTGTTCTAACCTGGGTCTTCCCAAACAAGTACAAATGGCAGCCACCCATATTGCCCGGAAAGCTGTGGAATTAGATTTGGTTCCTGGGAGAAGCCCTATCTCTGTAGCAGCTGCAGCTATTTACATGGCATCACAGGcttcttcagagaaaaggacGCAAAAAGGTAAAACTTGactttttttggtctttttttggtttgtttttagtttgccatgtcttttttcctgaaagaaactTCAGTATTGCTGTAAAACTTGGATGAGGTCTGTGCAAACAGTGATAAGCTCATTCTAACTGCATACAGCAAGGACCAAACCAGgatctccctgtccccagaatGAACATGGAGTAATTGGCTACACTCAGTGTAAACtgagttcattttcttctggtATTAGGAGTTGGATTCTTGAATGCAGTGGACCAGTGCATTCACATGAGCATAATATTTTAAGTTCACATATATTTTTGTGTGTCCATTTTCTGCTCTAAAATATTCCAAACAGGAACTTGATGGCAGTTGCAGGGAGTACTTGGGCTTTGGATTACATCAAATCTTTAAtcattcctgcagccagggaatcGCCTGCATTAGTACATGGTCCTTGACTTACTGTGAGCCTGTGGTAAAGATGGAAACTGTGGGATGGCAAGGTTTGCTGTGGATCAGCTAGGGCAGATAGGGTGGCCTGTGGGGAGCCAGTAAGGAGTTCAGGGCTtttgagctgcagagcagcatggatcagcccctggggctcaAGGGCATGAGGCTACAGGGCAGTGATGTATGGGGAAAGACGTTTACTAAGGCTGCAGGGGGTAGAACTTGATGTGAGAAATGGATTCAAGTGTTCCTCTGAGTTGTCCAGTCCAGATCAGAGATGTTGAAAATGTAGCAATTTCTTAATGGAGCATTCCATATAAAGAATAGCTTTATCTGTCAGGTTGTGGTTTGTTCTGCATTTGTAACTGCTTATGTCCTTGGAGCTTCCATCCTGTTGGCACTTTCCTGGGCCTATGAGTGATCTGTAGCCCAGGAAGTTCAGTACCTTCATCCTTGCTGGTTGTGAGATTGCATCTCTTAAGAGTGATAATTAAAATACAGCTGCTTGCCATGGACACCACAGCTCCACACGGCTCCAGTGGTTTTGGACAGTGCTGAAGGCTCTCATGCAGTTCAAGGTTTAAattcctgacttttttttcttactaacTCTTGAATAAATTTAAGTTTCTGTGCATCTCAAACAAGTGTTCCCTTAGCTTGTTAGATAGTGGTGTGTGCCTCTGCCTTATTTCTTGGTGCATTTTAAGGTAAATGTATTTCATGCTTAAGTGAAGGTATCAGTTTTTGTCTGTGGCTcagttttttgcttgtttttgctTATATTTAATCAAAGCATAAAAATGAAGTTCTAGAAGTTGATGATGATTTGTTAAAATACTGGTGGTCATATGTAATACATGTTTCTAACTACTTTTACCCTCTTCCAATTTGAAGTTTGTTATTCCACAATTTATAGGTTAAGGTGAACTGTAGCACATAAGAAGACAGACTTAAGTATCCAAAATGTTACTCACCACAGTTAACAATATTTCTACCAGGCTTTCGGGGAGTTGCAAGTGAAGCAAGTGTCCAGTGCCTCTTGATAAGTTATGCTTGCTGGTTTTTTGAATATAAATGGCAAAAGTAAAAACTAACCacttctctgctttttgttGTAGAAATTGGTGATATTGCTGGTGTGGCTGATGTTACGATTAGACAGTCATACAGGCTGATCTATCCTCGAGCTCCAGATCTTTTCCCAGCAGACTTCAAGTTTGATACCCCAGTAGACAAACTACCACAGCTGTGAGATTGCAGAGGGTTAATTTCTGttaacccccccaaaaaaccccaacaaaaacaaactctTTATTTTTGCCTATAATAAAGGATGTACAAAGTGTTAATATTGGGTCTTCGTGTTGTGGAACTGGAGGATGTGGAGATGGAGCATAACTGCTGGAAGGCAGCATACATTCCAAGGGTAAACAAGCTGATTGTGTGGCATTTTGTATGTATATATTAGTGgaagtaaatatttaatatctGTTGCAACAAATTTCATTTGATACTGTTGTACTTATTTAGATTTCTTTTGTAGGGATCTAGTAAGATGTATTTTggagaatttaaaatattgtgtaATTCCCAAATAAACTGTTTTCCAAAAACACCATCTTGTGGTATGACTGCAGTGTGACATGCATGTACTGTTGTACATGCTGAGAACTGGAATGCAGTCCATGGAATGGTGGAGTGAGCTTCATACTTGTGGGCTTGGTCACAAGGCTGCTTAAATGCTCATTAGTGGACAATTTCTGATCTCTGGAGTGCTCTGGTAGCTGTAGGGAGCTGTAGTGTGGGTGCTTGCACCCAGAATGTAAACAGTTGCTGAAAAGCTGTTCCGAGTTTTGCACAACTGCTGCAGAATATTTCCAAACTGGTTGCAAAAGGATTAATCCCATCCTTGGCACAGCCTTCCTGATTCTCAAtgtctctgcttttctgctgtgaATTTGAGGTAATGACAAAGCAGCTACTGAGAAGCATGAGGACTCAATTTAGTTGAATTCCTGGTAACTTTGTGATGCTTAGTACTGtacaaagaaaagtaaaaatatttatagtgTACGTTTGTTAAATGTCTGTCCTGCCAGCCGACCCTGCAGTCTGGCTGGCCTGTGGTTGTTCCAAGTGAGCATTTGTTGTTTGAACTGATATGCCAGGTGCTGAGTGAAGGCCTGAAGTTGCTCAGCCTTGCCCAGACTGAGAGCTTTGAACATTGGTTGCCTCCTGACAGTGTCCCTTTGTGTACAAAACAACAAATGTGCTTAAGTGGGAGTCTTTTGGTTCCTGAGATTTTTGTATCACAGGTGCAAATGCAGTTTAACTACACAAATAACAGCTGAGGGGTCAGCTTGCTGCACATCTGGTCTGAGCCAGCCGGAGGAAAGGCTGTGTCCAGTGCTAGTAGGACTCAATAATTGCCAGTAGCCcttactgtttgttttctagTTGAGCTTTAATCCTCTTCTGCCAGTAGATACTGGAAATGTGGAgactgaacatttttttctgtaggttGTACATTCCTGTTACACCTCAGGAGCTGTTGGTTGCTGCCATGAAGGATTCTGGTGCAGGTGTTAGGAGTACGCTCAGTCGTCGGCAGGGCATGTATTCATTGTCTGATGTATTGCCTTTGACTTTGTTGCAACATTTTCTATTATCTGGGCATTCCTGCTCTTGGTCTGTACTATTCTGCCTGCACCCTCTGCAAGAAAAGGGGGATGCTGTGAATGGGCTGGGCCTGACCGTTAATGCGTTGCTACAGCTTGGGAATGCAAAGGTGGAAATTGCTTTTACTGCaattgctgctttccagcataGATCTGTGGATTAAATCTGCTCCATGAAGATTGAAAGTGACTGAAATGTACATTTGCCCATAATGCTTATCTTAAATCCTTTCAGGCATTAGGCACGAGCACTTGACATGTGATGGGTGAGTGTTTGCAGTTGAAATTGTTGCAAACAGCAAAGATTGCCTAGACAGGAATTTAAATACATCCGTACAAATCTCTGaagtgcagcagctggaggcagggAAGTGCAATCCTGCCGTGACCCTGCAGTTCCATAAGCAGTTCCTGTATCTCCCAGGGTGTGTGAGTAACAGTGCAGCACAAAGAGGCAGAACTAAGAATCTGCTTGAAGAGGCAGGTATATTCTGAAGGCCATTTACTACTGGTTGCAGTATATTAGTTAATGTGAAGCATAGCAGGAAAAAATACGGCCTGAGTTTTTAGGCAGCTCCGGGCCCTGCCTGTGTCAGCCCGGCCCAGGGGCGGGGCCCGGGAGAGGCGCTGCTGCCCTCAGGCTGAGGGCGGGCTCCGGGCGCTCGGCTCAGCCGGGACGCGCCTGAGGGGGCGGCTCAGCAGCCGGCCTGGAGAAGGCCGGACAGGACGATGAAGGGTTGGATTCCCCATACACAAGTGTGTGGGGAACATCTTCAAGCGTTAATTCAACAGCAGTTCAGATTAAATCCTTGAAATGCTGAAGGCAGCCCTTTCTGGAACGATTGTTTAGCCAGGTGTGAAGTGTCTGCCTCGGGGCAAAATGGCCGCCTAAAATTCCATGTGGCTCCTAAAAGTAAagagtttctttttaaatgcacTCAGAAGAAAGCTTCGTCCTCTAGACTGTCCAAAGAACGAGCTCAGTGAGGGGTAGGTAGGTACAGATCGTGGTTTGGTTACACAGCTTGCTAAGGAATGGTGGTAGGAAGGTGACTGTAATTGAGCAGTACCGATGAGCAGGGCTCAGTTGTctcccctgtgccctcagggGAAGCCTGGGAGGGAGAATTGCTGAGCCTGGCAGACAGACTCCAGCTGTCCTGACTGCTCCAAGCCAGAGACTGCTCAGAGGCAATTTCTAAtgttcttcaaaaaaaaaaaaaaaaaaaaaggaagcctACTGAGCTGCCACCAAGAgactgtgtcccctcctggcatTAAGATCTTTTCTGAAGTTACCTGTGGGGAAGACATGACCAGCTACTTCAAGGGACAGCAAAATCATGTTTGCGACACAATTTACAAATTACTCTATTTAGACCTTTAATTTGTGATATTAATGACTGCAAAACACTTAGAATGACATTTGTTAAAGGCACATTTCATTTAATGCATAGTGTACCATTCTAAAATATCCTAATTTCCTTACAAAGTGCTTGAGCAGCCACATACAGATAAAGTATagcaaaatatatttacaaTCTAGGGTTTAAATCTTAATCtgcctaaaaatatttaaaaaactaCAGAGATAAAATTAGTGCTTTTTTCAGCTTAACTGGGTGAACATACCCTGCCCTctaattttttctaattttttttttttttagtgatttgcttagattaaaaaaagatttctgtACAAGATGTAGTTACAAAAAGGTATGTTTGAGGATACTTTCGTAAGTATTAAGCACCCTGTGAGATgcttgtgtatatatatatttgggaACCAAAAAGGGCGAGCTGACTGTACCTCAAAAGTATTGGTTTCAGCTAGATACAGGAACATAATTTGTTTCTAGTCAATATAGAACCTGGAAACAAGGAATGCTGAGGAGTTGACTCACTCTTTCCAACGTGATTTGTAGCAGTGGCGACGGTGCCTGCCCCCTTCCTGTGGGGGATTGGTC is part of the Zonotrichia leucophrys gambelii isolate GWCS_2022_RI chromosome 8, RI_Zleu_2.0, whole genome shotgun sequence genome and encodes:
- the GTF2B gene encoding transcription initiation factor IIB isoform X1: MSCVRSSSSATARLDVLPRVTCPNHPDSILVEDYRAGDMICSECGLVVGDRVIDVGSEWRTFSNDKATKDPSRVGDTQNPLLSDGDLSTMIGKGTGAASFDEFGNSKYQNRRTMSSSDRAMMNAFKEITNMADRINLPRNIVDRTNNLFKQVYEQKSLKGRSNDAIASACLYIACRQEGVPRTFKEICAVSRISKKEIGRCFKLILKALETSVDLITTGDFMSRFCSNLGLPKQVQMAATHIARKAVELDLVPGRSPISVAAAAIYMASQASSEKRTQKEIGDIAGVADVTIRQSYRLIYPRAPDLFPADFKFDTPVDKLPQL
- the GTF2B gene encoding transcription initiation factor IIB isoform X2, which produces MASTSRLDVLPRVTCPNHPDSILVEDYRAGDMICSECGLVVGDRVIDVGSEWRTFSNDKATKDPSRVGDTQNPLLSDGDLSTMIGKGTGAASFDEFGNSKYQNRRTMSSSDRAMMNAFKEITNMADRINLPRNIVDRTNNLFKQVYEQKSLKGRSNDAIASACLYIACRQEGVPRTFKEICAVSRISKKEIGRCFKLILKALETSVDLITTGDFMSRFCSNLGLPKQVQMAATHIARKAVELDLVPGRSPISVAAAAIYMASQASSEKRTQKEIGDIAGVADVTIRQSYRLIYPRAPDLFPADFKFDTPVDKLPQL
- the GTF2B gene encoding transcription initiation factor IIB isoform X3, coding for MICSECGLVVGDRVIDVGSEWRTFSNDKATKDPSRVGDTQNPLLSDGDLSTMIGKGTGAASFDEFGNSKYQNRRTMSSSDRAMMNAFKEITNMADRINLPRNIVDRTNNLFKQVYEQKSLKGRSNDAIASACLYIACRQEGVPRTFKEICAVSRISKKEIGRCFKLILKALETSVDLITTGDFMSRFCSNLGLPKQVQMAATHIARKAVELDLVPGRSPISVAAAAIYMASQASSEKRTQKEIGDIAGVADVTIRQSYRLIYPRAPDLFPADFKFDTPVDKLPQL